A single region of the Mustela lutreola isolate mMusLut2 chromosome 2, mMusLut2.pri, whole genome shotgun sequence genome encodes:
- the TGFBR3L gene encoding transforming growth factor-beta receptor type 3-like protein, translating to MPGATLLLLVLLPGVATSPSGPLAPPFPAAPGPWLRQPLFSLELSDAEDAFPRRAGPLEVPADSRVFVQAALARPSPRWGLILHRCSMTPSSRPAPGPALALLRGGCPADSSVVLPPPPARPGAAGPVRFSFRLRPVFNASVQFLHCQLSRCRRLRGARRTPAPLTLPPPSLCLPQDEACTGAGSGESLGADGPHLHTLTQPIVVTVPRPPPGPPKGIPSKAVRPEPPAPAPAALEPAPVVALVLAAFVLGAALAAGLGLVCAHSAPPNPGPAPRDSPSGPQPRRPQ from the exons ATGCCGGGTGCCACGCTCCTGCTGCTGGTCCTGCTCCCTGGGGTCGCCACCTCGCCCAGCGGGCCGCTTG CGCCTCCATTCCCCGCGGCTCCTGGGCCCTGGCTGCGCCAACCCCTTTTCAGTCTGGAGCTGTCGGACGCCGAGGACGCCTTCCCGCGCCGCGCGGGGCCGCTCGAGGTCCCGGCCGACAGCCGCGTGTTCGTGCAG GCGGCCCTGGCCCGTCCCTCTCCGCGCTGGGGCCTGATCCTGCACCGCTGCTCGATGACGCCGTCCTCGCGCCCGGCCCCGGGGCCCGCCCTGGCACTGCTGCGAGGGGGCTGCCCCGCCGACTCCTCCGTCGTCCTCCCGCCACCGCCGGCGCGCCCAGGTGCTGCCGGTCCCGTGCGCTTCAGCTTCCGCCTGCGCCCGGTCTTCAACGCCTCGGTGCAGTTTTTGCACTGCCAGCTGAGCCGCTGCCGCCGCCTCCGGGGAGCCCGCCGGACACCTGCGCCTCTGACGCTGCCGCCGCCATCGCTG tGTCTGCCTCAGGATGAGGCGTGCACGGGCGCCGGCAGCGGCGAGAGTCTGGGTGCCGACGGTCCCCACCTGCACACGCTGACGCAGCCCATCGTGGTCACAGTGCCGCGGCCACCCCCCG GGCCACCCAAGGGCATCCCCAGCAAAGCCGTGCGTCCTGAGCCTCCCGCCCCGGCCCCCGCGGCCCTGGAGCCCGCGCCCGTGGTGGCGCTGGTGTTGGCTGCCTTCGTGCTGGGCGCTGCGCTGGCCGCCGGGCTCGGCCTTGTCTGTGCGCATTCAG CACCCCCGAACCCCGGTCCCGCCCCGAGAGACTCGCCCAGCGGCCCCCAGCCCAGGAGGCCCCAATAA
- the MAP2K7 gene encoding dual specificity mitogen-activated protein kinase kinase 7 isoform X2, giving the protein MAASSLEQKLSRLEAKLKQENREARRRIDLNLDISPQRPRPTLQLPLANDGGSRSPCSESSPQHPTPPARPRNMLGLPSTLFMPRSMESIEIDQKLQEIMKQTGYLTIGGQRYQAEINDLENLGEMGSGTCGQVWKMRFRKTGHVIAVKQMRRSGNKEENKRILMDLDVVLKSHDCPYIVQCFGTFITNTDVFIAMELMGTCAEKLKKRVQGPIPERILGKMTVAIVKALYYLKEKHGVIHRDVKPSNILLDERGQIKLCDFGISGRLVDSKAKTRSAGCAAYMAPERIDPPDPTKPDYDIRADVWSLGISLVELATGQFPYKNCKTDFEVLTKVLQEEPPLLPGHMGFSGDFQSFVKDCLTKDHRKRPKYNKLLEHSFIKRYEMLEVDVASWFKDVMAKTESPRTSGVLSQHHLPFFR; this is encoded by the exons ATGGCGGCGTCCTCCCTGGAGCAGAAGCTGTCCCGCCTGGAAGCAAAGCTGAAGCAGGAGAACCGCGAGGCCCGGCGGAGGATCGACCTCAACCTGGATATCAGCCCCCAGCGGCCCAGGCCCA ccctccagCTCCCGCTGGCCAATGATGGGGGCAGCCGCTCACCGTGCTCCGAGAGCTCCCCACAGcaccccacaccccctgcccGGCCCCGCAACATGCTGGGGCTTCCATCAACCTTGTTCATGCCCCGCAGCATGGAGAG CATTGAGATTGACCAGAAGCTACAGGAGATCATGAAGCAGACCGGCTACCTGACCATCGGGGGCCAG CGCTACCAGGCCGAAATCAACGATCTGGAGAACCTGGGGGAGATGGGCAGCGGCACTTGCGGCCAGGTGTGGAAGATGCGCTTCCGGAAGACGGGCCACGTCATCGCCGTCAAG CAAATGCGGCGCTCGGGGAACAAGGAGGAGAACAAGCGGATCCTCATGGACCTGGACGTGGTGCTCAAGAGCCACGACTGCCCCTACATCGTGCAGTGCTTCGGCACGTTTATCACCAAC ACGGACGTCTTCATCGCCATGGAGCTCATGGGCACATGTGCGGAGAAGCTCAAGAAGCGGGTGCAGGGCCCCATCCCCGAGCGGATCCTGGGCAAGATGACGGTGGCG ATCGTGAAGGCGCTGTACTACCTGAAGGAGAAGCACGGCGTGATCCACCGAGACGTCAAGCCCTCGAACATCCTGCTGGACGAGCGGGGCCAGAtcaagctctgtgactttggcaTCAGCGGACGTTTGGTCGATTCCAAGGCCAAGACGCGCAGCGCCGGCTGTGCCGCGTACATGGCG CCGGAGCGCATAGACCCTCCGGACCCCACCAAGCCAGACTATGACATCCGGGCCGACGTATGGAGCCTGGGCATATCCTTG GTGGAGCTAGCGACGGGACAGTTTCCCTACAAGAACTGCAAGACAGACTTTGAGGTCCTTACCAAAGTCCTCCAGGAAGAGCCCCCGCTCTTGCCCGGGCACATGGGCTTCTCAGGGGACTTCCAGTCCTTTGTCAAAGACTG ccttaCTAAGGATCACAGGAAGAGACCAAAGTATAATAAGCTACTT GAACACAGCTTCATCAAGCGCTACGAGATGCTGGAGGTGGACGTGGCGTCCTGGTTCAAGGACGTCATGGCGAAGACCGAGTCACCGAGGACGAGTGGAGTCCTGAGCCAGCACCACCTGCCCTTCTTCAGGTAG
- the MAP2K7 gene encoding dual specificity mitogen-activated protein kinase kinase 7 isoform X1, translating into MAASSLEQKLSRLEAKLKQENREARRRIDLNLDISPQRPRPIIVITLSPAPAPSQRAALQLPLANDGGSRSPCSESSPQHPTPPARPRNMLGLPSTLFMPRSMESIEIDQKLQEIMKQTGYLTIGGQRYQAEINDLENLGEMGSGTCGQVWKMRFRKTGHVIAVKQMRRSGNKEENKRILMDLDVVLKSHDCPYIVQCFGTFITNTDVFIAMELMGTCAEKLKKRVQGPIPERILGKMTVAIVKALYYLKEKHGVIHRDVKPSNILLDERGQIKLCDFGISGRLVDSKAKTRSAGCAAYMAPERIDPPDPTKPDYDIRADVWSLGISLVELATGQFPYKNCKTDFEVLTKVLQEEPPLLPGHMGFSGDFQSFVKDCLTKDHRKRPKYNKLLEHSFIKRYEMLEVDVASWFKDVMAKTESPRTSGVLSQHHLPFFR; encoded by the exons ATGGCGGCGTCCTCCCTGGAGCAGAAGCTGTCCCGCCTGGAAGCAAAGCTGAAGCAGGAGAACCGCGAGGCCCGGCGGAGGATCGACCTCAACCTGGATATCAGCCCCCAGCGGCCCAGGCCCA TTATTGTGATCACTCTAAGCCCTGCTCCTGCCCCGTCCCAACGAGCAG ccctccagCTCCCGCTGGCCAATGATGGGGGCAGCCGCTCACCGTGCTCCGAGAGCTCCCCACAGcaccccacaccccctgcccGGCCCCGCAACATGCTGGGGCTTCCATCAACCTTGTTCATGCCCCGCAGCATGGAGAG CATTGAGATTGACCAGAAGCTACAGGAGATCATGAAGCAGACCGGCTACCTGACCATCGGGGGCCAG CGCTACCAGGCCGAAATCAACGATCTGGAGAACCTGGGGGAGATGGGCAGCGGCACTTGCGGCCAGGTGTGGAAGATGCGCTTCCGGAAGACGGGCCACGTCATCGCCGTCAAG CAAATGCGGCGCTCGGGGAACAAGGAGGAGAACAAGCGGATCCTCATGGACCTGGACGTGGTGCTCAAGAGCCACGACTGCCCCTACATCGTGCAGTGCTTCGGCACGTTTATCACCAAC ACGGACGTCTTCATCGCCATGGAGCTCATGGGCACATGTGCGGAGAAGCTCAAGAAGCGGGTGCAGGGCCCCATCCCCGAGCGGATCCTGGGCAAGATGACGGTGGCG ATCGTGAAGGCGCTGTACTACCTGAAGGAGAAGCACGGCGTGATCCACCGAGACGTCAAGCCCTCGAACATCCTGCTGGACGAGCGGGGCCAGAtcaagctctgtgactttggcaTCAGCGGACGTTTGGTCGATTCCAAGGCCAAGACGCGCAGCGCCGGCTGTGCCGCGTACATGGCG CCGGAGCGCATAGACCCTCCGGACCCCACCAAGCCAGACTATGACATCCGGGCCGACGTATGGAGCCTGGGCATATCCTTG GTGGAGCTAGCGACGGGACAGTTTCCCTACAAGAACTGCAAGACAGACTTTGAGGTCCTTACCAAAGTCCTCCAGGAAGAGCCCCCGCTCTTGCCCGGGCACATGGGCTTCTCAGGGGACTTCCAGTCCTTTGTCAAAGACTG ccttaCTAAGGATCACAGGAAGAGACCAAAGTATAATAAGCTACTT GAACACAGCTTCATCAAGCGCTACGAGATGCTGGAGGTGGACGTGGCGTCCTGGTTCAAGGACGTCATGGCGAAGACCGAGTCACCGAGGACGAGTGGAGTCCTGAGCCAGCACCACCTGCCCTTCTTCAGGTAG
- the LRRC8E gene encoding volume-regulated anion channel subunit LRRC8E, whose product MIPVAEFKQFTEQQPAFKVLKPWWDVLAEYLTVAMLMIGVFGCTLQVTQDKIICLPSHELRENLSEAPCQQLLPRGVSEQMGGLREVSGLKNNLDLQQYSFINQLCYETALHWYAKYFPYLVVIHTLIFMVCTSFWFKFPGTSSKIEHFISILGKCFDSPWTTRALSEVSGDNHKGPAAGRATATVEASAGPGKASEGEKEKVLMEPEKVVTEPPAVTLLDKKEGEQAKALFEKVKKFRVHVEEGDILYTMYIRQTVLKVCKFFAILVYNLVYVEKISFLVACRVETSEVTGYASFCCNHTKAHLFSKLAFCYISFVCVYGLTCLYTLYWLFHRPLKEYSFRSVREETGMGDIPDVKNDFAFMLHLIDQYDSLYSKRFAVFLSEVSESRLKQLNLNHEWTPEKLRQKLQRNARGRLELALCMLPGLPDTVFELSELEALRLEAICDITFPPGLSQLVGLQELSLLHSPARLPFSLQVFLRDRLKVIRVKCEELREVPLWVFGLRGLEELHLEGLFPPELARAATLESLRELKQLKVLSLRSNAGKVPASVTDVAGHLQRLSLHNDGARLLALNSLKKLAALRELELVACGLERIPHAIFSLGALQELDLKDNHLRSIEEILSFQHCRKLVTLRLWHNQIAYVPEHVRKLRGLEQLYLSHNKLETLPSQLGMCCSLRLLDISHNGLRSLPPELGLLQNLQHLALSYNALEALPDELFFCRKLRTLLLGYNHLSQLSPQVGALRALGRLELRGNRLEVLPEELGNCMGLRKVGLVVEDALYEGLPAEVREKLEEE is encoded by the exons ATGATTCCGGTGGCCGAGTTCAAGCAGTTCACGGAGCAGCAGCCCGCCTTCAAGGTGCTCAAGCCCTGGTGGGACGTGCTGGCCGAGTACCTCACAGTGGCTATGCTCATGATCGGGGTCTTCGGCTGCACTCTGCAG GTGACACAGGACAAGATCATCTGTCTGCCCAGTCACGAACTCCGAGAGAATCTATCCGAAGCCCCATGCCAGCAGCTGCTGCCCCGGGGCGTCTCCGAGCAGATGGGGGGCCTCCGGGAGGTCAGCGGCCTCAAGAACAACTTGGACCTCCAGCAGTACAGCTTCATCAACCAGCTGTGCTACGAGACCGCCCTCCACTGGTACGCCAAGTACTTCCCCTACCTGGTCGTCATCCACACACTCATCTTCATGGTCTGCACCAGCTTCTGGTTCAAGTTCCCCGGCACGAGTTCCAAGATCGAGCACTTCATCTCCATTCTGGGCAAGTGTTTCGACTCGCCCTGGACCACGCGGGCCCTGTCCGAGGTCTCTGGGGACAACCACAAGGGCCCCGCTGCGGGACGGGCGACGGCGACCGTGGAGGCGTCCGCGGGGCCAGGAAAGGCAAGTGAGGGTGAGAAGGAAAAGGTACTGATGGAGCCTGAGAAGGTGGTGACGGAGCCACCGGCCGTCACCCTGCTGGACAAGAAGGAGGGCGAACAGGCCAAGGCGTTGTTTGAGAAGGTCAAGAAGTTCCGCGTGCACGTGGAGGAAGGCGACATCTTGTACACCATGTACATCCGGCAGACGGTGCTCAAGGTCTGCAAGTTCTTCGCCATCCTGGTCTACAACCTGGTCTATGTGGAGAAGATCAGTTTCCTGGTGGCCTGCAGGGTCGAGACCTCGGAGGTGACAGGCTACGCCAGCTTCTGCTGCAACCACACCAAGGCCCACCTCTTCTCCAAGCTGGCGTTCTGCTACATCTCTTTCGTGTGCGTCTACGGGCTGACCTGTCTCTACACCCTCTACTGGCTTTTCCACCGGCCCCTCAAGGAGTACTCCTTCCGCTCGGTGCGGGAGGAGACCGGCATGGGGGACATACCGGACGTCAAGAATGACTTCGCTTTCATGCTCCACCTCATCGACCAGTATGACTCGCTCTACTCCAAGCGCTTCGCCGTCTTCCTCTCCGAGGTCAGCGAGAGCCGCCTGAAGCAACTCAACCTGAACCACGAGTGGACGCCCGAGAAGCTTCGGCAGAAGCTGCAGCGCAACGCCCGCGGCCGGCTCGAGCTGGCCCTCTGCATGCTCCCGGGGCTGCCCGACACCGTCTTCGAGCTCAGCGAGCTGGAGGCGCTGCGGCTGGAGGCCATCTGCGACATCACGTTCCCCCCGGGCCTCTCGCAGCTGGTGGGCCTGCAGGAGCTCAGCCTGCTGCACTCGCCGGCCAGGCTGCCCTTCTCCTTGCAGGTCTTCCTGCGGGACCGCCTCAAGGTCATCCGCGTCAAGTGCGAGGAGCTCCGCGAGGTGCCCCTGTGGGTGTTTGGGCTGCGGGGCCTGGAGGAGCTGCACCTCGAGGGGCTCTTCCCCCCGGAGCTGGCTCGGGCAGCGACCCTTGAGAGCCTCCGGGAGCTAAAGCAGCTCAAGGTGCTATCTCTGCGGAGCAACGCCGGCAAGGTGCCCGCCAGCGTGACGGACGTGGCCGGCCATCTGCAGCGGCTCAGCCTGCACAACGATGGGGCCCGCCTGCTGGCCCTTAACAGCCTCAAGAAGCTGGCGGCGCTGCGGGAGCTGGAGCTGGTGGCCTGCGGGCTGGAGCGCATCCCCCACGCCATCTTCAGCCTGGGTGCGCTGCAGGAACTGGACCTCAAGGACAACCACCTGCGGTCCATCGAGGAGATCCTCAGCTTCCAGCACTGTCGCAAGCTGGTCACGCTCAGGCTGTGGCACAACCAGATCGCCTATGTCCCCGAGCACGTGCGGAAGCTCCGGGGGCTCGAGCAGCTCTACCTCAGCCACAACAAGCTGGAGACCCTGCCCAGCCAGCTGGGCATGTGCTGCAGCCTCCGCCTGCTGGACATCTCCCACAATGGGCTGCGCTCCCTGCCCCCTGAGCTGGGCCTCCTCCAGAACCTGCAGCACCTCGCTCTGTCCTACAATGCCCTGGAAGCCCTGCCCGACGAGCTCTTCTTCTGCCGCAAGCTGCGGACGCTGCTCCTGGGCTACAACCACCTGAGCCAGCTCTCGCCCCAGGTGGGGGCCCTCAGAGCCCTCGGGCGCCTGGAGCTCAGGGGCAACCGCTTGGAGGTGCTGCCAGAAGAGCTTGGCAACTGCATGGGGCTCAGGAAAGTGGGGCTCGTGGTAGAGGATGCCCTTTACGAGGGCCTGCCAGCAGAGGTGCGGGAGAAACTGGAGGAGGAATGA